ATCACTGACATGAGTATTTCATAGCCACGAGGGTGCTGTGTGGTGTGTCGCATGGGTAAGTGACGCTCCAAATCATCAGCAACTGTAACGCGCAATCCAACTGATCATGCGATTCTCTCTATATAGGCCCATCCAAAGTTTGGCACAATTCTGGCCTCATCTTCCTACGATGGAAAGGTTCTGATTTGGCGGGAACAGCCCCAGAATGCGACCTCACCCTCCGGGGGTAGCACATGGACTAAGGTCTTCGATTTCTCCCTTCACACGGCCTCCGTGAACATGGTCTCCTGGGCTCCCCACGAGAGCGGGTGTGTTCTTGCCTGCGCTTCTTCCGACGGCCATGTCAGCGTGCTCGAGTTCCGGGACAACAACTGGACCCACCAGACCTTCCATGCCCACGGAATGGGTGTTAACGCTATCAGCTGGGCCCCCGCAGCCTTTGCTGGTAGCCTGATCAGCTCTAACCCCGGACCCGGCCAACAACGCCGGTTTGTTACCGGTGGCAGTGACAACCTGGTTAAGATCTGGGAGTACAAGTATGCTGATTGATGGACCTTCCCAAATATACAGCTACGATGTAAActaacttgattttcttttaGCGCGGAGTCCAAATCGTACAACCTCACCCAGACTCTTGAGGGACACTCAGACTGGGTCCGTGACGTGGCCTGGTCCCAGAGCATCCTCTCCAAGTCCTACATCGCCTCCGCCGCGCAAGACAAGACTGTTCGCATCTGGACATCCGATGCCTCCAACCCGGGTCAGTGGTCCAGCCAAACGTTGGAGTTCGACACTGTCCTATGGCGCGTTAGCTGGAGTCTCAGCGGCAACATCCTTGCCGTCAGCGGTGGTGATAATAAGGTCAGTTTGTGGAAGGAGAACCTCAAAGGGGAGTGGGAGAAAGTCAAGGATATCGAGGAGTAGTGGCTGTTTTAATTTCTTTGTGTCATCTGTTCCCTTCCTCAACTCATAATTTTCCTCTTTCTAAACGCTACAATTCTTGTTTCCATAAATGTTGATTCCACTGCGAGAGTCTTACGTCAATCTCCAGCGCTTTGGGCGAGCTTGGCCTGTTTTATTGCCTACCTTATCCACCGCTCAGCTCCATTTAAGaccaaaacaaaaacacGCAAAGACACAAAAGGCCGATCTGCATAGAATATTTCAGATGTGGCTCTTACACGTCCCAGAAGATGAATGGGCCCCTGGCCTCGGGCTCCTTCATGTCCATCCACCGTCCCAGCATCATGCTCCCACTAGGGATTATGATGGCCTCATAGCCATGGATCCAGCCCTGACCCTCCATCACGAGTGAAGGTAAATTtacctcttcctcttcatctgCTTCGACAATGACAAAGCAGATCCGGGACCATCCGCCAAAGCCACCATGTGGGATAGCGATGTCTTCGGTAAACCCGAACACAGGGTTTCCTGCTTCATAGGGTCCACCATAAGCCCTCTGCTTGCCATCGAAATATGCCCGCTTAGTATCGGGACTGCTAGCGAGGGGGATAATCTTCCTGCATTGTTTGGGCCAAAACTGGTCGGAGGGTTGGAGGTCAAGGGTCTTGACATTTGTTAGCCTAGTAATTCATGCATTTCAGGCAATTCGCCTTCCACCCACCATCACGTCCAATCCGTCGCCATGTGTCTCGAGATCAGCGCATGTCTGACGCTCGTTGGTCTTTAGCAGGTCTGACAGCGGATGCATGCACGCTAATCAAAATTGATTGTCAGCTTGGGAGGTTCATTGGATTTTCGTTCTGTAGGTTTACTCACAATAATACCCTAGCCACGATGGGCTTAGTTTAAATACCTCGGTTGGAAAATCCTTTCGCGCCTTGGGCTTCAACTCTGCAGGTAGCCCAGAGAAGGATTCTTGGTAGGTAAACTCGGAAGCGTTCAAAAGGTGACGCTGCCAGAAGTTGCGCAGGTTCAGCAATTTGGCGAGGTCAAGCTTCTCGTGGTCGATGAATGCCTTGCCCACCTTTTCTGCATATGAGTAGACCTGTTTGATGTCGTAGTCAGTTCGACGACAGGGTTCGGTGATGGTTGGGTCAAGAGCAAAGGAACTTAGGCACTGCACATAACAAAGTTCAGTGATTGAATGTCCAGCTCATTCTTCGACGGAACGCGCGTACCAGCTGGAGACCATAAAAGAGTTGCGCGCAAGTTCGCTCTTTTTGAAATTCGCTCAAAAAATCTACCCCTCTAAGGGTCTCATGTATGCATTTCAGAGTCTTTGAGGTCGCCCCAGGAGCGATGGATAGACTCAGAGACTCCTCGAGCATAGTCTGCATGACCTCCATCCAGAGGT
Above is a genomic segment from Penicillium digitatum chromosome 3, complete sequence containing:
- a CDS encoding Nuclear pore complex subunit (SEC13), putative; the encoded protein is MATPQVISNSGHEEMIHDAGLDYYGRRLATCSSDKTIKIFEIEGESHRLVETLKGHEGAVWCVAWAHPKFGTILASSSYDGKVLIWREQPQNATSPSGGSTWTKVFDFSLHTASVNMVSWAPHESGCVLACASSDGHVSVLEFRDNNWTHQTFHAHGMGVNAISWAPAAFAGSLISSNPGPGQQRRFVTGGSDNLVKIWEYNAESKSYNLTQTLEGHSDWVRDVAWSQSILSKSYIASAAQDKTVRIWTSDASNPGQWSSQTLEFDTVLWRVSWSLSGNILAVSGGDNKVSLWKENLKGEWEKVKDIEE